The following proteins are co-located in the Bosea sp. AS-1 genome:
- a CDS encoding ABC transporter ATP-binding protein, with protein sequence MSLPSSLLRFVLLSGGWHQAAVCALSIVVFMLNTAPIETQRRIIDTAVHVGSARAILTLVGLQIGLVLAYGLAKLAMNVYRAWLGECATRDLRLVVTQRLEHMGEEPSDLANGTGLAMILAEADDIGAFVGSSLSLPIVEIGFLASIFIYLAFLDLRMMGASLLILAPQFVFVPLMQRAINRRVAQRTRLLRRFGDEILSPSKAESSAPRLDEVFAVDIGVFEIKFSLNFLMNLTYSLGSLLVLGIGCVLAVRGQTEIATVVTFLSATTKIVDPWNDVVDWARGFAMTTVKYDLVVRALDTLPDDAAP encoded by the coding sequence TTGTCCCTGCCGTCCTCGCTGCTCCGCTTCGTGCTCCTGTCGGGCGGCTGGCACCAGGCGGCCGTCTGCGCCCTGTCCATCGTCGTCTTCATGCTTAATACCGCGCCGATCGAAACACAGCGGCGCATCATCGACACTGCCGTGCATGTCGGCAGCGCCCGTGCCATCCTGACCTTGGTCGGGCTGCAAATTGGGCTCGTGCTGGCTTATGGCCTGGCGAAACTGGCGATGAACGTCTACCGCGCCTGGCTCGGGGAATGCGCAACACGCGACCTGCGGCTTGTGGTGACGCAACGACTTGAACACATGGGCGAGGAGCCCTCCGACCTGGCCAACGGAACCGGACTCGCCATGATCCTCGCGGAAGCGGACGATATCGGCGCTTTCGTGGGTTCGAGCCTCAGCCTGCCGATCGTCGAGATCGGCTTCCTGGCGAGCATCTTCATCTATCTCGCCTTCCTCGATCTCAGAATGATGGGGGCGAGCCTCCTGATCCTCGCGCCGCAATTCGTGTTCGTGCCGCTGATGCAGCGAGCGATCAATCGCAGAGTGGCGCAACGAACGCGCCTCCTTCGCCGTTTCGGCGACGAGATCCTGTCGCCCTCGAAGGCGGAATCGAGCGCTCCCCGACTGGATGAGGTCTTTGCGGTCGACATCGGCGTCTTCGAAATCAAATTCTCCCTCAATTTTCTGATGAACTTGACCTATTCTCTGGGCAGCCTGCTCGTGCTCGGCATCGGCTGCGTCCTGGCGGTCCGGGGACAGACCGAGATCGCCACCGTTGTCACCTTCCTGTCCGCCACGACCAAGATCGTCGATCCCTGGAACGACGTCGTGGACTGGGCGCGCGGCTTTGCGATGACCACCGTGAAATACGATCTGGTTGTTCGGGCGCTCGATACGTTACCCGACGACGCTGCTCCGTGA